From one Bacteroidales bacterium genomic stretch:
- a CDS encoding class I SAM-dependent methyltransferase, with protein sequence MIQPIHPDFETYAEQYTSEEPDYLKELYRETNLKTMYPRMMSGHLQGQFLKMISQLMYPRRTLEIGTFTGYSGICLAQGLAPDGLLHTIDSNPESVAIGKKYFEKAGVKDKIISHIGNAMTVIPGMDEVFDLVFIDADKENYLNYYQLVFEKVRTGGIILADNAFWDGKVLDEQHADHETKGIIEFNRFIKRDKRVEHLLLTLRDGLMMIRKK encoded by the coding sequence ATGATACAACCCATTCACCCTGACTTCGAAACCTATGCTGAACAATATACTTCAGAGGAGCCCGATTATCTGAAAGAGCTTTATCGTGAAACCAACCTGAAAACAATGTACCCACGTATGATGTCAGGTCATCTGCAGGGGCAGTTTCTGAAAATGATCAGCCAGTTGATGTATCCCCGTCGCACTCTCGAAATCGGAACATTTACCGGTTATTCCGGAATATGCCTTGCCCAGGGTCTTGCTCCGGACGGACTGCTGCACACCATTGACAGCAATCCCGAATCGGTGGCCATCGGGAAGAAATACTTTGAAAAAGCCGGAGTAAAAGACAAAATCATTTCTCATATCGGAAATGCGATGACCGTCATCCCTGGGATGGATGAAGTTTTTGATTTGGTTTTCATTGATGCAGACAAGGAAAATTACCTTAATTATTACCAGCTTGTTTTCGAAAAAGTCAGAACCGGCGGAATAATCCTGGCCGACAATGCTTTCTGGGATGGCAAAGTGCTCGACGAACAGCATGCCGATCATGAAACGAAGGGGATTATTGAGTTCAACCGCTTTATCAAGCGGGACAAGCGGGTTGAACATCTGCTGCTGACGCTCAGGGACGGGTTGATGATGATCAGGAAAAAATGA